One genomic segment of Pseudomonas sp. RU47 includes these proteins:
- a CDS encoding GlxA family transcriptional regulator, whose product MTAHRIGFLIWPSTKALTLALAEEALRVAQRVHPDVVYELSFLQAEAVTGTGAEGAWQLPGEPWTGKLENFQKLFLLADEPPTTLAPALSSALKQLVRAGTVIGGLSAGVYPLAQLGLLDGYRAAVHWRWQDDFAERFPKVIATSHLFDWDRDRLTACGGMSVLDLLLAVLARDHGAELAGAVSEELVVERIREGGERQRIPLQNRLGSSHPKLTQAVLLMEANIEEPLTTDEIAQHVCVSRRQLERIFKQYLNRVPSQYYLELRLNKARQMLMQTSKSIIQIGLSCGFSSGPHFSSAYRNFFGATPREDRNQRRSSSPFELSSVPPERG is encoded by the coding sequence ATGACTGCCCATCGAATTGGTTTCCTGATTTGGCCCAGCACTAAAGCGTTGACGCTGGCGCTGGCGGAGGAAGCCTTGCGTGTTGCTCAGCGTGTGCACCCGGATGTGGTTTACGAACTGTCGTTCTTGCAGGCCGAAGCCGTTACAGGAACCGGGGCCGAAGGCGCCTGGCAATTGCCCGGTGAGCCCTGGACCGGCAAGCTCGAAAACTTCCAGAAACTGTTCCTGCTCGCTGACGAGCCGCCGACCACGTTGGCCCCGGCACTCAGCAGTGCGCTCAAGCAGCTGGTGCGTGCGGGTACCGTCATCGGCGGTTTGTCCGCTGGCGTTTATCCCTTGGCGCAACTCGGTTTGCTCGACGGTTATCGCGCCGCCGTGCATTGGCGCTGGCAGGACGATTTCGCCGAGCGTTTCCCGAAAGTCATCGCCACCAGCCATCTGTTCGATTGGGATCGCGATCGCCTGACCGCGTGTGGCGGCATGTCCGTGCTCGATCTGTTGCTGGCGGTGCTGGCTCGCGATCACGGTGCAGAACTGGCCGGCGCGGTCTCGGAAGAGCTGGTCGTTGAGCGCATCCGCGAGGGTGGCGAGCGCCAGCGCATCCCGTTGCAGAACCGTCTCGGTTCCAGCCATCCGAAGCTCACCCAGGCGGTGTTGCTGATGGAAGCCAATATCGAAGAGCCACTGACCACCGACGAAATCGCCCAGCACGTGTGCGTATCCCGTCGTCAGTTGGAACGGATCTTCAAGCAATACCTCAACCGTGTGCCGAGCCAGTACTACCTGGAACTGCGCCTGAACAAGGCCCGGCAGATGTTGATGCAGACCAGCAAGTCGATCATCCAGATCGGCCTGTCGTGTGGCTTCTCTTCGGGGCCGCATTTCTCCAGCGCCTACCGCAATTTCTTCGGTGCCACGCCGCGGGAAGATCGCAACCAGCGGCGCAGCAGCAGCCCGTTCGAATTGTCGTCAGTGCCGCCCGAGCGCGGCTGA
- a CDS encoding ABC transporter ATP-binding protein, giving the protein MYKLEVQDLHKRYGSHEVLKGVSLKAAAGDVISIIGSSGSGKSTFLRCINLLEQPHAGKILLNNEELKLVANKDGALKAADPKQLQRMRSRLSMVFQHFNLWSHMTAIENIMEAPVHVLGVPKYEAREKAEYYLNKVGVAHRKDAFPGHMSGGEQQRVAIARALAMEPEVMLFDEPTSALDPELVGDVLKVMQALAQEGRTMVVVTHEMGFAREVSNQLVFLHKGVVEESGNPREVLVNPQSERLQQFLSGSLK; this is encoded by the coding sequence ATGTACAAACTTGAAGTCCAAGACCTGCATAAACGCTATGGCAGTCACGAAGTGCTCAAGGGCGTGTCCCTGAAAGCGGCAGCCGGCGATGTGATCAGCATCATCGGCTCCAGTGGCTCCGGCAAAAGTACTTTCCTGCGCTGCATCAACCTGCTCGAGCAGCCGCACGCGGGCAAGATTCTGCTAAACAACGAAGAGCTGAAACTGGTGGCGAACAAGGACGGCGCGCTGAAAGCCGCTGATCCGAAACAGCTGCAGCGCATGCGTTCGCGCCTGTCGATGGTGTTCCAGCATTTCAACCTGTGGTCGCACATGACTGCTATTGAAAACATCATGGAGGCGCCGGTTCACGTACTGGGCGTACCCAAGTACGAAGCTCGCGAAAAAGCCGAGTACTACCTGAACAAGGTCGGTGTGGCCCATCGTAAAGACGCGTTCCCGGGGCACATGTCCGGTGGCGAGCAGCAACGTGTGGCGATTGCCCGTGCGCTGGCGATGGAACCGGAAGTGATGCTGTTCGACGAACCGACTTCGGCGCTCGACCCGGAACTGGTCGGCGACGTGCTGAAGGTGATGCAAGCGCTGGCGCAGGAAGGTCGCACCATGGTTGTGGTCACGCACGAAATGGGCTTTGCCCGTGAAGTGTCGAACCAGTTGGTGTTCCTGCACAAAGGTGTTGTTGAAGAAAGCGGCAACCCGCGTGAAGTGCTGGTGAATCCGCAATCGGAACGTTTGCAGCAATTCCTCTCGGGCAGTTTGAAATAA
- a CDS encoding M14 family metallopeptidase — protein sequence MERIDHVLPWSHLGSERKISVFRFGHGERKAYIQASLHADELPGMRTAWELKKRLGELEAKGLLNGVVELVPVANPLGLGQLLQGNHQGRFEAGSGKNFNRDFVELSAPVAAALAESLGDDPHANVRLIRQAMADHLAALPEASSQLQGMQRVLLSHACTADVVLDLHCDAEAALHMYALPQHWPQWRSLAAHLNVKVGLLAEDSGGSSFDEACSLPWLRLSRQFPDAQIPLACLATTIELGGQADTGRAEACAYAEGILAFLAEQGLITGGWPNPAHEACEGMPFEGTELLLAPHPGVVSFLRKPGEWVEAGDEIFEVIDPLSDRVSTVCAGTSGVLFAIERLRYAQPGFWLAKVAGREALRHGRLLND from the coding sequence ATGGAACGCATCGACCACGTATTGCCGTGGAGCCATTTGGGCAGCGAGCGCAAGATTTCGGTCTTTCGCTTCGGCCATGGCGAGCGCAAGGCCTACATTCAGGCCAGCCTCCATGCTGACGAATTGCCGGGCATGCGCACCGCCTGGGAGCTGAAAAAGCGCCTCGGTGAACTCGAAGCCAAAGGCTTGCTCAACGGTGTCGTCGAACTGGTGCCAGTCGCCAACCCGTTGGGTCTCGGGCAATTGCTGCAAGGCAATCACCAAGGCCGTTTCGAAGCGGGCAGCGGCAAGAATTTCAACCGTGATTTCGTCGAACTGAGCGCGCCGGTTGCGGCAGCATTGGCTGAGAGCCTCGGTGATGATCCGCACGCCAATGTGCGCCTGATCCGTCAGGCCATGGCCGATCATCTGGCGGCATTGCCGGAAGCGAGCAGTCAGTTGCAAGGCATGCAGCGCGTGTTGCTCAGCCATGCCTGCACCGCCGATGTAGTGCTCGATCTGCATTGCGATGCCGAAGCCGCGTTGCACATGTACGCATTGCCGCAGCACTGGCCGCAGTGGCGTTCGTTGGCGGCGCACCTGAATGTGAAGGTCGGATTGCTCGCGGAAGACTCCGGCGGCAGTTCGTTCGATGAAGCGTGCTCGTTGCCGTGGTTGCGTCTGTCGCGGCAGTTCCCCGATGCGCAGATTCCGCTGGCGTGTCTGGCGACGACCATTGAGCTGGGCGGTCAGGCCGATACCGGTCGCGCCGAAGCCTGCGCGTATGCTGAAGGCATTCTCGCGTTCCTCGCCGAGCAAGGTTTGATTACCGGCGGGTGGCCGAACCCGGCGCACGAAGCGTGTGAAGGCATGCCGTTCGAAGGCACCGAGTTGCTGCTCGCGCCGCATCCGGGCGTCGTAAGTTTTCTGCGCAAGCCCGGCGAATGGGTCGAGGCGGGCGACGAGATTTTTGAAGTGATTGATCCTCTGTCCGATCGGGTCAGCACGGTGTGTGCTGGTACCTCCGGGGTGCTGTTTGCCATTGAACGGCTGCGTTATGCCCAACCCGGTTTCTGGCTGGCCAAGGTGGCGGGGCGCGAAGCGCTGCGTCACGGGCGCTTGCTCAACGACTGA
- a CDS encoding ABC transporter permease, which translates to MIFDYNVIWEAMPLYLGGLLTTLKLLALSLFFGLLAALPLGLMRVSKNPVVNGAAWLYTYVIRGTPMLVQLFLIYYGLAQFEAVRESFLWPWLSSATFCACLAFAVNTSAYTAEIIAGSLKATPNGEIEAAKAMGMSRFKLYKRILLPSALRRALPQYSNEVIMMLQTTSLASIVTLIDITGAARTVNAQFYLPFEAYITAGVFYLCLTFILVKLFKLAERRWLSYLAPRKH; encoded by the coding sequence ATGATCTTCGACTACAACGTCATTTGGGAGGCCATGCCGCTGTACCTCGGCGGCCTGCTGACCACCCTCAAACTGCTCGCGCTGTCGCTGTTTTTCGGTCTGCTCGCGGCCCTGCCGCTGGGGCTGATGCGCGTCTCGAAGAACCCGGTCGTCAACGGCGCCGCGTGGCTTTACACCTACGTGATCCGTGGCACGCCGATGCTGGTGCAACTGTTCCTGATCTACTACGGTCTGGCGCAGTTTGAAGCGGTCCGCGAAAGCTTCTTGTGGCCATGGCTGTCCAGCGCGACGTTCTGTGCCTGCCTGGCCTTCGCGGTCAACACCAGCGCCTACACCGCTGAAATCATCGCTGGCAGCCTCAAGGCCACGCCGAACGGTGAGATCGAAGCGGCGAAAGCCATGGGCATGTCGCGCTTCAAACTGTACAAACGCATCCTGCTGCCATCGGCCCTGCGCCGGGCACTGCCGCAGTACAGCAACGAAGTGATCATGATGCTGCAGACCACCAGTCTGGCGTCCATCGTGACCTTGATCGACATCACTGGCGCGGCACGTACCGTCAACGCGCAGTTCTATCTGCCGTTCGAGGCGTACATCACCGCTGGCGTGTTCTACCTGTGCCTGACGTTCATTCTGGTCAAGCTGTTCAAACTGGCCGAGCGTCGCTGGTTGAGCTATCTGGCCCCGCGGAAGCATTGA
- a CDS encoding ABC transporter permease: MLKGYGAVILDGAWLTLQLALSSMALAIVLGLIGVALRLSPVRWLAWLGDLYSTVIRGIPDLVLILLIFYGGQDLLNRVAPMLGYDDYIDLNPLAAGIGTLGFIFGAYLSETFRGAFMAIPKGQAEAGMAYGMSSFQVFFRVMVPQMIRLAIPGFTNNWLVLTKATALISVVGLQDMMFKAKQAADATREPFTFFLAVAAMYLVITSVSLLILRQLEKRYSVGVRAADL; this comes from the coding sequence ATGTTGAAAGGCTACGGGGCTGTCATCCTCGATGGCGCATGGCTGACGCTTCAGCTCGCCTTGTCGTCCATGGCTCTGGCCATCGTTCTCGGGCTGATCGGTGTCGCGTTGCGCCTGTCGCCGGTGCGCTGGCTGGCCTGGCTGGGCGATCTGTATTCCACGGTGATCCGCGGGATTCCCGATCTGGTGCTGATCCTGCTGATCTTCTACGGCGGCCAGGACTTGCTCAACCGCGTTGCACCGATGCTCGGTTATGACGACTACATCGATCTGAATCCGCTGGCCGCCGGTATCGGCACCCTCGGTTTCATTTTCGGTGCGTACCTGTCGGAAACTTTCCGTGGCGCGTTCATGGCCATTCCCAAAGGTCAGGCTGAAGCGGGCATGGCTTACGGCATGAGCAGTTTTCAGGTGTTCTTCCGGGTGATGGTGCCGCAGATGATTCGCCTGGCGATTCCGGGCTTCACCAACAACTGGCTGGTACTGACCAAGGCGACCGCGCTGATTTCCGTGGTCGGTCTGCAAGACATGATGTTCAAGGCCAAGCAGGCGGCAGATGCCACCCGCGAGCCTTTCACCTTCTTCCTCGCAGTGGCGGCGATGTACCTGGTGATCACCAGTGTTTCGTTGCTGATCCTGCGTCAACTTGAGAAGCGCTACTCGGTAGGCGTAAGGGCGGCTGATCTATGA
- a CDS encoding ABC transporter substrate-binding protein — protein sequence MKKLVLLGALALSVLSMNAFADEKPLKIGIEAAYPPFASKAPDGSIVGFDYDIGNALCEQMQVKCVWVEQEFDGLIPALKVRKIDAILSSMSITEDRKKSVDFTNKYYNTPARLVMKAGTQVSEGLAELKGKNIGVQRGSIHERFAREVLAPLGAEIKPYGSQNEIYLDVAAGRLDGTVADATLLQDGFLNTDAGKGFAFAGPAFTDVKYFGDGVGIAVRKGDALKDKINAAIAAIRENGKYKAIQDKYFAFDIYGK from the coding sequence ATGAAGAAACTTGTGCTGCTTGGCGCCCTGGCACTGTCCGTGCTGTCGATGAACGCCTTCGCTGACGAAAAACCTCTGAAGATCGGTATCGAAGCGGCTTACCCTCCGTTCGCCTCGAAAGCACCGGATGGCAGCATCGTCGGTTTCGACTACGACATCGGCAACGCTCTGTGCGAGCAGATGCAGGTCAAGTGTGTGTGGGTCGAGCAAGAGTTCGACGGTCTGATTCCGGCGCTGAAAGTGCGCAAGATCGACGCGATCCTGTCGTCGATGTCGATCACTGAAGACCGCAAGAAGTCGGTCGACTTCACCAACAAGTACTACAACACCCCGGCACGTCTGGTCATGAAGGCCGGTACTCAGGTCAGCGAAGGTCTGGCTGAGCTGAAGGGCAAGAACATCGGCGTGCAACGTGGTTCGATCCACGAGCGTTTCGCCCGCGAAGTCCTGGCGCCACTGGGTGCCGAGATCAAGCCGTACGGCTCGCAGAACGAAATCTACCTCGACGTGGCCGCCGGTCGCCTCGACGGTACCGTGGCTGACGCCACCCTGCTGCAAGATGGCTTCCTCAACACCGACGCCGGCAAAGGCTTCGCGTTTGCAGGCCCGGCGTTCACCGACGTCAAATACTTCGGCGACGGCGTAGGCATCGCAGTGCGTAAGGGCGACGCCCTGAAAGACAAGATCAACGCTGCCATCGCGGCCATTCGCGAAAACGGCAAATACAAGGCAATCCAGGACAAGTACTTCGCCTTCGATATCTACGGCAAGTAA
- the acs gene encoding acetate--CoA ligase, translating into MSAASLYPVRPEVLANTLTDEATYKAMYQQSVVNPDGFWREQAKRLDWIKPFTTVKQTSFDDHHVDIKWFADGTLNVSYNCLDRHLAERGDQVAIIWEGDDPSESRNITYRELHEQVCKLANALRGQDVHRGDVVTIYMPMIPEAVVAMLACTRIGAIHSVVFGGFSPEALAGRIIDCKSKVVITADEGIRAGKKISLKANVDDALTNPETSSIQKVIVCKRTGGDIKWNQHRDIWYEDLMKVAGTVCAPKEMGAEEALFILYTSGSTGKPKGVQHTTGGYLLYAAMTHERVFDYRPGEVYWCTADVGWVTGHSYIVYGPLANGATTLLFEGVPNYPDITRVAKIVDKHKVNILYTAPTAIRAMMASGQAAVEGADGSSLRLLGSVGEPINPEAWDWYYKNVGKSRCPIVDTWWQTETGGNMMSPLPGAHALKPGSAARPFFGVVPALVDNLGNIIEGEAEGNLVILDSWPGQARTLYGDHDRFVDTYFKTFRGMYFTGDGARRDADGYYWITGRVDDVLNVSGHRMGTAEIESAMVAHPKVAEAAVVGVPHDIKGQGIYVYVTLKNGEEPTEQLRLELKNWVRKEIGPIASPDVIQWAPGLPKTRSGKIMRRILRKIATAEYDGLGDISTLADPGVVQHLIDTHKTMNVA; encoded by the coding sequence ATGAGTGCGGCTTCTCTGTATCCCGTTCGTCCCGAGGTTCTGGCTAACACGCTGACTGACGAGGCGACCTACAAAGCCATGTACCAGCAGTCGGTCGTCAACCCTGACGGCTTCTGGCGCGAGCAAGCCAAGCGTCTCGACTGGATCAAGCCTTTCACCACGGTGAAACAGACGTCGTTCGACGATCACCATGTCGACATCAAGTGGTTTGCCGACGGCACCCTGAACGTTTCCTACAACTGCCTCGACCGTCATCTGGCCGAGCGCGGCGATCAAGTCGCGATCATCTGGGAAGGTGACGATCCTTCCGAGAGCCGCAACATCACCTACCGCGAACTGCACGAACAAGTCTGCAAACTGGCCAACGCCCTGCGTGGTCAGGACGTACACCGCGGCGACGTGGTGACCATTTATATGCCGATGATTCCCGAAGCCGTGGTCGCCATGCTGGCCTGCACCCGGATCGGCGCGATTCACTCGGTGGTGTTCGGCGGTTTCTCGCCGGAAGCCCTGGCCGGTCGCATCATCGACTGCAAATCGAAAGTGGTGATCACCGCTGACGAAGGCATTCGCGCCGGCAAGAAGATTTCCCTCAAGGCCAACGTCGACGACGCACTGACCAATCCGGAAACCAGCAGCATCCAGAAAGTCATCGTCTGCAAGCGCACCGGTGGCGACATCAAGTGGAACCAGCATCGCGACATCTGGTACGAAGACCTGATGAAAGTGGCGGGCACCGTTTGCGCGCCGAAAGAGATGGGCGCGGAAGAAGCGCTGTTCATCCTTTATACCTCCGGTTCGACCGGCAAGCCGAAGGGCGTGCAACACACCACTGGCGGTTATCTGCTGTACGCGGCGATGACCCACGAGCGCGTGTTCGACTACCGTCCGGGCGAAGTCTACTGGTGCACCGCCGACGTCGGCTGGGTCACCGGCCACAGCTACATTGTCTACGGCCCGCTGGCCAATGGCGCGACCACGCTGCTGTTTGAAGGCGTGCCGAACTATCCGGACATCACCCGGGTGGCGAAGATCGTCGACAAGCACAAGGTCAACATCCTCTACACCGCACCGACCGCGATCCGCGCGATGATGGCCTCGGGTCAGGCTGCTGTTGAAGGCGCGGATGGCAGTAGCCTGCGCCTGCTCGGTTCCGTGGGCGAGCCGATCAACCCGGAAGCCTGGGACTGGTATTACAAGAATGTCGGCAAGTCGCGTTGCCCGATCGTCGATACCTGGTGGCAGACCGAAACCGGCGGCAACATGATGAGCCCGTTGCCGGGTGCGCACGCGCTGAAGCCGGGTTCGGCGGCGCGTCCGTTCTTTGGTGTGGTGCCGGCGCTGGTCGACAACCTCGGTAACATTATCGAGGGCGAGGCTGAAGGCAATCTGGTGATTCTCGATTCGTGGCCAGGTCAGGCGCGCACGCTGTATGGCGATCACGATCGTTTCGTTGATACCTACTTCAAGACCTTCCGTGGCATGTATTTCACCGGTGACGGCGCGCGCCGTGATGCCGATGGTTACTACTGGATCACCGGGCGTGTCGATGACGTGCTCAACGTGTCGGGTCACCGTATGGGCACAGCCGAAATCGAGAGCGCGATGGTTGCGCATCCGAAAGTTGCTGAGGCAGCGGTGGTGGGTGTGCCGCATGACATCAAGGGGCAGGGCATTTATGTCTATGTCACCTTGAAGAATGGCGAGGAGCCGACCGAGCAACTACGTCTGGAGCTGAAGAACTGGGTGCGCAAGGAGATCGGGCCGATTGCTTCGCCGGACGTGATCCAGTGGGCACCGGGGCTGCCGAAGACGCGCTCGGGCAAGATCATGCGCCGCATTCTGCGCAAGATTGCCACGGCGGAATATGACGGGTTGGGGGACATCTCGACCCTGGCGGATCCGGGTGTGGTGCAGCATTTGATTGATACGCACAAGACGATGAATGTGGCTTAA
- a CDS encoding DUF2790 domain-containing protein has translation MKALLVLALSSLCATAMADEVPTDVAQQQPVIEEYTYSTHLDIANVISMSEIPNVCEVVPAKMEYDDSKGQRHILRYSVMGNGCTN, from the coding sequence ATGAAAGCTTTATTGGTTCTGGCCCTCAGCAGTCTGTGCGCAACCGCCATGGCAGATGAGGTCCCGACTGATGTCGCACAGCAACAACCGGTGATCGAGGAATACACTTACTCCACCCACCTGGACATCGCCAACGTCATATCGATGAGTGAAATTCCGAATGTCTGCGAAGTCGTACCGGCAAAAATGGAGTACGACGACTCCAAAGGCCAGCGCCACATCCTGCGTTACAGCGTCATGGGCAACGGCTGCACCAATTGA
- a CDS encoding ribonucleotide-diphosphate reductase subunit beta: MLSWDEFDKEDSEVATVKGANAGHATEANMDRLDNAGGAAAIEARAVTADDSAAVARAKAALNSLDVAEGLAELEGASARVAVDEKRMINCRADLNQLVPFKYDWAWQKYLDGCANHWMPQEVNMTADIALWKDPEGLTDDERRIVMRNLGFFSTADSLVANNLVLAVYRLITNPECRQYILRQAFEEAIHTHAYQYCIESLAMDEGEIFNMYHEIPSVAKKAAWGLKYTRSISDPKFETGTPDTDKELLRNLIAYYCVLEGIFFYCGFTQILSMGRRNKMTGVAEQFQYILRDESMHLNFGIDVINQIKIENPHLWDAEMKEEATQMILQGTQLEIEYARDTMPRGVLGMNAAMMEDYLKFIANRRLSQIGLKEEYPGTTNPFPWMSEIMDLKKEKNFFETRVIEYQTGGALSWD, from the coding sequence ATGCTGAGCTGGGACGAATTCGACAAAGAAGACAGTGAAGTAGCAACCGTGAAAGGCGCCAACGCCGGCCACGCTACTGAAGCCAACATGGACCGCCTCGACAACGCTGGCGGTGCCGCCGCGATCGAAGCTCGCGCCGTGACCGCCGACGACTCGGCCGCTGTTGCCCGCGCCAAGGCTGCACTGAACTCCCTCGACGTCGCCGAAGGCCTCGCCGAACTCGAAGGCGCCTCCGCCCGTGTCGCCGTTGACGAAAAGCGCATGATCAACTGCCGCGCCGACCTCAACCAACTCGTGCCATTCAAGTACGACTGGGCCTGGCAGAAGTATCTGGACGGTTGCGCAAACCACTGGATGCCGCAAGAAGTCAACATGACCGCCGACATCGCCCTCTGGAAAGACCCGGAAGGCCTGACCGACGACGAGCGCCGCATCGTCATGCGCAACCTCGGCTTCTTCTCCACCGCCGACTCCCTGGTTGCCAACAACCTGGTACTGGCCGTGTACCGCCTGATCACCAACCCGGAATGCCGCCAGTACATCCTGCGCCAGGCTTTCGAAGAGGCGATCCACACCCACGCCTACCAATACTGCATCGAATCGCTGGCCATGGATGAAGGCGAAATCTTCAACATGTACCACGAGATCCCATCGGTCGCTAAAAAAGCCGCCTGGGGCCTGAAATACACCCGCTCGATCTCCGATCCGAAGTTCGAAACCGGCACCCCGGACACCGACAAAGAGTTGCTGCGCAACCTGATCGCCTACTACTGCGTTCTGGAAGGCATCTTCTTCTACTGCGGCTTCACCCAAATCCTCTCCATGGGCCGCCGCAACAAAATGACCGGCGTCGCCGAGCAGTTCCAATACATCCTGCGCGACGAATCCATGCACCTGAACTTCGGCATCGACGTGATCAACCAGATCAAAATCGAAAACCCACACCTGTGGGATGCCGAAATGAAGGAAGAAGCGACCCAAATGATTCTGCAGGGTACGCAGCTGGAGATCGAATACGCGCGTGACACCATGCCTCGCGGCGTACTGGGCATGAACGCGGCGATGATGGAGGACTACCTGAAGTTCATCGCTAACCGTCGTTTGTCGCAGATTGGTTTGAAAGAAGAGTACCCAGGGACGACTAACCCGTTCCCTTGGATGAGCGAGATTATGGACTTGAAGAAAGAGAAGAATTTCTTTGAGACTCGGGTTATTGAGTATCAGACTGGTGGTGCGTTGAGCTGGGATTGA
- a CDS encoding restriction endonuclease, giving the protein MKNIKIIDLQSEELQDLSYEELLEEIENHKSIKLQVPKSGIGSDRLYIDIISDCLDASYTIEKIASTFKNVTIDEARAPNSSPVFLLTIENYEAKKLAEVILTTRWAFQYPQDDINENSFHNIRSEIRQYEETITDINLFYPEIIDEYLANLVNGAYYELDYEVIAGQLAYFPERKFGYWAAAAYNSDVQKILLSVDAWIVPITFNLEHTFKKLGYGDEISLLKSVITTENNKLIAVSDHIAVSIPTGKIVQALACLEEVIAPKNVFQHKFKWTENNCSFSNPRSLDCPYTFEVFISEFSDFINVKTKSANIVIFNPTIIQNIKKCEPRKLFKEPSDIELEWSNISPEKFEQLCYDIIYHNPKFDKTTIRKYGKTNSRDGGRDIQAYTNPKPGEKPLKYIFQCKLKNPNNSLGTASLGAVTDVLEQYGADGYGVMCNCYIDPTLYDRLDAIEARRNIKVETWSILEIERFIAKRPSIKNRYFI; this is encoded by the coding sequence ATGAAAAACATAAAAATCATAGATCTCCAATCAGAAGAGCTTCAAGACCTCAGCTACGAAGAACTACTAGAAGAAATAGAAAATCACAAGAGTATAAAACTGCAAGTACCAAAATCAGGAATAGGAAGCGACAGGCTATACATTGACATAATCAGCGACTGTCTAGACGCTTCTTATACGATAGAAAAAATAGCATCAACATTCAAAAACGTGACAATAGACGAAGCTCGAGCACCAAATTCTTCTCCAGTATTTCTACTCACAATCGAAAATTATGAAGCAAAAAAACTTGCGGAGGTGATCTTAACAACGAGATGGGCTTTCCAGTACCCTCAAGATGATATAAATGAAAACTCATTTCATAACATCAGATCAGAAATTCGGCAATACGAGGAGACAATAACCGACATCAATCTATTTTACCCAGAGATAATCGATGAATATTTAGCGAATTTAGTAAACGGAGCATACTACGAGCTAGATTACGAGGTCATTGCAGGACAACTCGCTTATTTTCCAGAGAGAAAATTCGGCTACTGGGCTGCTGCCGCTTACAACAGCGATGTGCAAAAAATCTTACTTTCGGTGGACGCATGGATAGTTCCAATCACCTTCAATCTAGAACACACCTTCAAAAAGCTTGGATACGGAGATGAAATCTCGTTACTAAAATCTGTAATAACGACAGAAAACAATAAATTGATTGCTGTTTCAGATCACATCGCCGTATCAATCCCAACTGGAAAAATAGTACAGGCCCTCGCATGTCTAGAAGAGGTCATCGCCCCCAAAAACGTCTTTCAGCATAAATTTAAATGGACTGAAAATAATTGCAGTTTCAGCAACCCAAGATCACTTGACTGCCCTTACACCTTCGAAGTATTCATCTCCGAATTTTCCGATTTCATCAACGTAAAAACCAAATCCGCAAACATAGTAATATTCAACCCCACCATCATCCAAAATATAAAGAAATGCGAGCCCCGCAAACTTTTCAAAGAGCCATCAGATATCGAACTGGAGTGGTCAAACATCAGCCCCGAGAAATTTGAGCAGCTATGCTACGACATAATTTATCACAACCCAAAATTTGACAAAACAACAATAAGAAAATACGGAAAAACCAACTCTAGAGATGGCGGAAGAGACATTCAAGCCTACACAAATCCAAAACCAGGAGAGAAGCCTCTTAAATATATTTTTCAATGCAAGTTAAAGAATCCAAATAATTCGTTAGGCACAGCAAGCCTTGGAGCAGTTACAGACGTTTTGGAGCAATATGGAGCAGATGGCTACGGAGTTATGTGCAACTGCTATATCGATCCAACTCTCTACGATCGACTAGATGCAATAGAAGCCCGAAGAAATATAAAAGTGGAGACATGGTCAATATTGGAAATTGAACGCTTTATCGCAAAGAGACCGTCTATAAAAAATCGTTATTTCATATAA
- a CDS encoding very short patch repair endonuclease produces MVDIVDIATRSRMMASIRAEGTKPEMTVRRFLHGHGFRFRLHRKDLPGRPDIVLPKYNLAVFVHGCFWHRHANCFYASTPRTRKEFWEDKLERNVARDMNNVKFLLSLGWRVLVIWECGLKNLQSELILVLPFIKSDSLFLEWPAFAHRAKPLV; encoded by the coding sequence ATGGTTGATATTGTTGATATTGCCACGCGATCCAGAATGATGGCAAGCATAAGAGCTGAGGGCACGAAGCCCGAAATGACTGTACGCCGTTTTCTTCATGGACATGGCTTTAGATTCAGATTGCATCGAAAAGACTTGCCGGGTAGGCCCGATATAGTATTGCCGAAATATAATCTTGCGGTATTTGTTCATGGGTGTTTTTGGCATAGGCACGCAAACTGTTTTTATGCTTCGACCCCAAGGACAAGAAAAGAATTTTGGGAGGATAAGCTGGAGAGAAATGTGGCGAGGGATATGAATAATGTTAAATTTTTATTAAGCCTCGGCTGGAGAGTGTTGGTTATTTGGGAATGTGGGCTAAAAAATTTGCAGAGTGAGTTGATTTTGGTTTTGCCGTTTATTAAGTCAGACTCTTTGTTTTTGGAGTGGCCCGCCTTTGCGCATAGAGCAAAGCCTCTTGTTTGA